Genomic window (Sphingomonas sp. OV641):
GCTGTGCTGATTCGCGCGTGGTCCCCGAACAGATCATGCAGGCTCAGCCCGGCGACCTCTTTGTGTGCCGCAACGCCGGCAACATCGTGCCTCCCTATGCCACGCAGAACGGCGGCGTCACCTCGACCGTCGAATATGCCGTGTTGGCGCTCGGCATTCGCGACATCATCGTGTGCGGTCATTCCGATTGTGGCGCCATGAAGGGCCTCGCCGGCGATCCCGCCAAACTCGAATCCATGCCCAACGTCGTTGCCTGGCTGCGGCACGGTTCGGCGGCACGGCAGGTTGTCGATTCGAGCTACGCCGATATGGATGACGGTGCGCGCGTTCGCGCGGTCAGCCTCGAGAACGTCGTGGCGCAGCTGGCC
Coding sequences:
- a CDS encoding carbonic anhydrase, yielding MNELIGRVFDFEKKVYEDSRALYSKLANHGQEPKALMISCADSRVVPEQIMQAQPGDLFVCRNAGNIVPPYATQNGGVTSTVEYAVLALGIRDIIVCGHSDCGAMKGLAGDPAKLESMPNVVAWLRHGSAARQVVDSSYADMDDGARVRAVSLENVVAQLAHLRTHPSVAAGIARGEIALHGWFVDIHAGQMLALNGETGRFESVREDRPLPVALPAAKRLAADFITQEAAE